The uncultured Sphaerochaeta sp. genome includes the window ACTGAAAGGTACGTACGGTCTTATTAACTCAGGCCTGGAACAAGGAGCAAGAGAAGCAGTGGGGTACATGATAAGGAAAGGGAGAAAATCGATTGCATACATGCCGAGTCTATCTGTTGGGACAAATGGTCTCGATGAGAATGACTATCGATATCTCGGATATATCGAAGCTATGAGAGTCCATGATCTGCCGTCAAGAATCCTGCCTTCTTGTTCTTCTGAAGATGAGATAATTGCCGCAGTCATGGAAGCATATAAGACTGAGCCTTTTGATGCAGTATTTGCCCGGACCGATTCCATCGCTGCAGTGGTAATGAAAGCTCTTTTGAAACTGGGGCTTGTGACAGGTAAGGATGTCGCTGTAATAGGGGTGAATAATACTTCACTTTGTCGATTTCTCTCTCCAGTACTTACCAGTGTGCATATCAGACGTGATGAGATTGCCAAATGGATAATTGAATTGTTATCTCGGATTCGAAGTGGTCAAGGAGAGTCCAAGGGGCTTTTGGTTCTTCTTCAAACCGATGTCGTAGAAAGAGAGTCTGTGTAATCAATTCATAGAAGCAAGAAGGAGGCTTTCGTATGAAGAAAATGATGAGTATGGTTTGTGTGATTTTGATGGTTGCCACCATGGTATTTGCTGGTGGTAAAGCTGAAGAGAAACAGGATGGCTCTGTCACGATCAAGGTTGCAAATTATGCATTGCTTGAGAAAGGCTATGAAGCTTTCTGGAATGGGATAAAGGAAGATTTCGAGAAAACAAATTCTGATATCTCCATTGAGTGGGTTACTGCTCCCTATGGGGAAATCATGAACCAGGTCATCAACATGGCCGGTGGTGGAGATCGAGTAGATGTAATATTTGGTGAAAGCTTGTGGGTCCCTGGTTTTGAGAATTCTGGTCTCTCAAGCCCGGTCACAGATATTCTTTCTCCTGAATTTCTTGCTGACTTTGATGAGAATACTCTTGCGTCCCTCAGTGTGAATGGAGAAGTGTACGGAATACCCTTGTATGTGTCTCCTACAATTCTTCTCTACAACAAGGATCTGTTTAAGAAAGCCGGCCTAGATCCTGCTGCTCCACCCAGAACATATGATGAGATGTTGGAGATGGCAGAAGATCTGTCTAAACTTACAGACGAGTATGGGAACAGAATTTATGCATTCGGTCAGACAACGGCATCAGTTCCTGTATCTGGTTCTGCACTTAGTTCGTTGGTATTCAGCTTCGGAGGAGATGTCTTGAATGCCCAGGGTCAGCTGGATGTTGACAACGATGGATTTAGACAGGCATTTGATTTTGTCCAACTGTTGAATGAGAAAGGATATAATCCACAGAACGCTAAGAAGAAAGATTTGAGGAATCTTTACGCGTTGGGTCAGCTTGCGATGTACTATGATCAGAGCTGGGGATTCAATGGGGTAAAAACCATCAATCCGGATGCCGTCAACTTTACAGCATCAGCTGGAGCGCTTTCCGGAGGCAACGGCTCAGGAGAAAGTATTTTGGAATCACATTGCTTTATCTTGGTAGACAATGGAGAGAGTCATCGTGAAGCTGTTAGGAAATTTGTGGAATATGTGATTAGCCCCGAGGTCTTGAATGATTATCTTGCCAATATCACTCCAGCCTATCCGGCTAGAAAGTCTATGTCTGAAATATCCGCTGTGGTGAACAGTAGTGTGTTGAAAGGTGCTGCATCATCCGTTGGCAATACGAAGCCTCAGGTCTATATACCGACTTTGAATGATTTGTATTTGGATCTTTGCTCACTTGCACAAGCAGTTACCGTCAGTGAAAAGGACGTAGAGACTGCAATCGCAGATTTCAAGAAGGTCGTGAGTCTTAAAATCCAATAATCCAGTTTATGGTTAGGGGTACAAATACCCCTAACCATCGTAGGAGGCAAGAATGACTCTTTCTAAGAAAAGGGGTGATTTGCTTTATGCTTTTATGTTGACAGTCCCGGCTCTGATAATATCGACGCTCTTTATTCTGATACCTATTGTAGATTCAGTAATCAAGAGTGGCATGCAATATAGTGTTAAGAATATTATTAGCGGGAAACCGGGAGTGTGGAATAATTTTGAAAATTATATTCGATTGATCAAGACCAATGTATTACCACAGGCAATGATCAATACGTTTGTCTTCGTAATATCCGTCATCACTTTCCAGTTTATATTTGGTATGATCCTTGCGCTTGTGCTGAATTCAAATCTGAAGGGTGCCAGGTTCTATCGTAGTATCATGATGATTCCTTGGGTTGTCCCAACGGTGATCAGTGGATTGATTTGGATGTGGCTGTTTCAACCACAGTATGGGCTGTTCAAGTATCTAGTGTCACTCCTATCGGGAGGAGCTGTTGCAAATTTTGCGATGTTGAACAATCCAGATACTGCACTGATGGGAGTTTCGATTGCCGCATTGTGGAAACAGATACCCCTCATGACTTTGTTGTTACTGGCGGGTCTCCAGAATGTTCCAGACGATATTCTAGAGGCAGCAACCATTGATGGAACAGGAAGGTTCCAAAGATTTTTTCATATTGTGATTCCCTATATCAGTTCTGTGATAAAAGTTGCTATTAGCATGTCCATAATTGAGAATTTCAAACAATTCCCACTGTTTTGGACGATGACTGGTGGTGGCCCAAATGGGGCAACAACCAATATGGCAATATTGAGCTATAGAGAGGCTTTCGTCAGTATGAATCTTGGTTCTGGTGCAGCAGTTACTACCGTGTGGATGATTCTAATGATTGTTACCGTGTATATGTACAATCATCTAATCCGTGTTCAGGATATGACGTAAGGGGTATATAATGTTGCGAATAAACAAGATATCACCGTTTAATATATTGAAGTATATACTTTTGGTATGTATTTTTCTATTTTTGCTCTTTCCAATATATTGGATGCTTGCATCTTCTCTGAAGACAAATATGGAAGCATATAGGTACCCGCCAACTTTTTTCCCGAATACCATGGTTCCTAATGCCTATGTGTCCTTATTTCTGGAGAACAACCAATTCTTTGTCTATTACTTCAATAATTTTCTGGTCTCAACATCTAGTGCCCTGATTTGTTGTTTAGTAGCACTTTTTACTGGCTACTCATTATCTCGCTTCAAAACACAATGGGGTGTGATAATTGCCGCTTTGTTGTTATCAACACAGATGTTTCCAATTATTTCCAGAATGATTAGCTTGTACTCGCTCATGGGTAAATTCGGATTGATCAATACACGACATGGATTGATACTAGCAATCGTTGCAGCTCAAATTCCTTTCTGCTCACTTCTCATGTCATCATTTTTGGCAAATATCCCAAAAGAAATCGAAGAGGCAGCTTACATTGATGGAGCAGGAAGGAATACGATTCTTTTTCGAATAATTACACCTCTGATAAAACCAGGTATCCTTGCAGTGGGTATTTACTCGTTCCTGCTTACATGGGATGACTACCTTCATGCAGCAACGCTCATTCAGAGTGATAACCTGAGGACTCTTTCAATTGGGATATCATTACGCTACCTCGGGGAACTATCATACGACTGGTCTCTGATCAATTGTATTTCAGTAGTGGGAGCTCTGCCTATGGTGCTCTTATTCTTTTTCTTCCAGAAGTATATGATTAAAGGCCTGGTTGCAGGTGCTGTAAAAGGTTAGAAATAGGAGACATATATGCCCAGACAGATAGTGTTTATTATGACCGATACTACAAGAAAAGATATGCTTGGCTGCTACGGGGATGCACGTATGAAAACCCCCAATCTGGATAGTTTAGCACAGGCTGGAATTCGATATAATGCAGCATATGATTGTCAGCCGGTATGCGGACCAGCGCGCTCAGCATTGTTTACAGGAACGTTCCCTCATTCAAATGGGGTTGTTTCCAATAATGTTCCTCTAGGGCTTAATGTGAAGACATTGGGACAACGTCTCAGTGATCAGGGTATCAAAGCTGCATATACAGGTAAATGGCATCTTGATGGAGGGGATTACTTTGGTTTGGGGATCTGCCCAGAAGGGTGGGATCCTGAAGCCTGGTATGATATGCACAACTATCTCGAAGAGTTGAGTGACGAGGAACGCACGCGCTCAAGAAGATCTGAAACAGCCTATGATGAGAGCTGGGGTGAGGATATGACCTATGCTCACCGTGTCTCAAATAAGGCAATGAGCTACCTGGAAAAGCATGAAGAAGAGGATTTTTTCTTGGTCGTCTCGTATGACGAGCCCCACGGTCCCTGTATTTGTCCAGCTCCATTCAATACCATGTATGATGGTTTTTCCTTTGACGATAATCCATCCTTCCATGACGATCTTAAGACGAAGCCAGTGCTTCAGGGATTATGGGCTGGGAGTGACCTGGAAAAGAGTTCAGAGGAGCTGCGAAAGAGTTCAAAGATGCTTTCCTTGTTTCTTGGCTGCAATAGTTTTGTTGACTATGAGATAGGGAGAGTTCTTGACCAGATACAGAAAATTGCTCCAGAGGCGATGGTAATATTTACTTCCGACCATGGAGATATGCTGGGTTCTCACCACTTGCAGACGAAGAATGCAGCTTTCTATCAGGAAATCACCAATGTACCACTGCTGATCAAACCTGCAACATCCAATGAAAGGAACCAAGGTGCCGTTGTGGATTATCCAGCCAGTCATATCGATATAACTCCGACGGTTTTGGATTTCTTTAACCTTCCCATTCCAAAGTTGCTGGAAGGAAAGAGCATGCTCGCCCAGATTGATAATCCTGAGATCAGGATCAATGATCATGTGTTCTGTGAGTTTACCCGGTATGAGGTGGATCATGATGGGTTTGGTGGATTGCAGATGATGCGATCCATTACTGATGGACGTTGGAAATTGACCATCAATCTAATGGATCTTGATGAATTGTATGATCTGGAATCTGACCCGCATGAAGTGATTAACCGTATCTGGGATGACTCTTGTCGTGATATACGGAATCGCCTTCATGATCTTCTTATTGAGCATATGGATGAAACACGTGATGTATATAGAGGATACCAGTGGGTAGCCCGTTCTTGGAGATCTGATAGAGTTCTAAGCTGGCAAAATAGTGGTCTGACTCGTCAACGCGAAAATGAGGAGTATGAGCCGAGGCAGTGGGACTACGATACAGGGCTCCCCATGGAGGAAGCCGTTCGAGGCAAGAAACTGTATGATGTGAAGCATTGATGCAGGGGGGTCCGGAAGAATTGTGTCTCATCAATCCTCTTTATGGGTCCTTGTCTATAATTTCAATAAAGGCTATACAATAACCAATGGATACACGCCGAGCCCACCTTACCATGATGATCAAGCCAGCCTCAGCTGCGTGCAATCTTCGCTGTGATTACTGCTTTTATTTTGATGAGGCAGATAGCCGAGTCGAGGGTATTCGCTCCATGATGAGTCATGCTGTTGCAGATGCAATCATTCTAAAGAGCTTGGAGGCTGCAAAGCACTGTTCCTTCGTATTTCAGGGTGGAGAACCCTCTCTTGCAGGGCTTCCATTCTTTGAATACTTTGTGCGTAAAGTTGCTGCAAGCAAGAAGGAAGACTCCCTGGTGACCTATGCCTTCCAGACCAACGGAATGTTGCTTGATGAAAAGTGGGCAAGGTTTTTCAAAGAACATGATTTCTTGGTAGGAGTCTCTCTCGATGGTCCCCCACGGCTTAATGACCTGCACCGGAAGGACGGGAAGGGAGGGAAGAGTGGACGAAAGGTGATGCGGGGTATTTCTCAACTCCAAAGGGAAGGCGTGCAATTCAATATTCTCAGTGTAGTCACCAATGAATTAGCCCAGAATATTGGTATGGCCTATCCCTATTTAGTGGAACATGGACTTGTCTACCAACAGTACATACCGTGCATGGATATGCTTGACGGAGAGAAACGTTTTCTCTCTGCTGCCGCTTATGGACAGTTCCTGAAGGATCTCTTTGATCTCTGGTTCGCTTCCTACCAAGCGAAGAGGCCTGTCTCAGTCAGGTTTTTTGATAACCTTGTTGGGATGATAGCCGGTTATCCCCCTGAAGCGTGCGATATGGCGGGGGTATGTTCTATCCAGTATGTGGCAGAGAGCAATGGAGACATATATCCCTGTGATTTCTACTGCCTCGATTCGCATCGTCTCGGTAATATCACTGAAGATGAAATTGTATCGCTTGATGCAAGACGAAGCGCCATATGGTTCATTGAAGACTCTCCCAATTCCATTGATGATTGTGCTTCTTGTCAATGGAAGCCTCTTTGCAGAGGTGGCTGTAAACGGTATCGCAGTGAAGACGGGTACCGGTTCTGCAGTTCCATGAAATCATTCTTTCCCTATGCGATTAATCGTCTAGAAATGATTGCCAATACTCTGAAATCTAAAACATAAAAGGGACGCATGTGGAAATCTTACTTGTAATACTGACATTCGCAGCAACGGTTGTAGGCGCTATCAGTGGGATTGGTGGTGGGGTGATTATCAAGCCAGCGATGGATGCTTTGGTTAATTATCCAATCGTTACAATTAGCTTCCTCAGTGGGAATACCGTCCTCGCGATGACAGCGGTATCCTTGCTTCGTAGTAGGAAGGATGCTATTTCTGTCGACCAGGTGGTGGGAACCCCTCTGGCCATCGGTGGCGCTATAGGTGGGATCGTCGGCAAGGTGATCTTCTCCTGGATCAAGACAGCGACAGGGAACAATGCTCTGATCGGGATGGTGCAAAACATCATCATGGTTGTACTGACCGCCTCTGTATTTATCTATGTACTGAAAAAAGCAAGGATTCATACCCTGCAGGTAACCAACAAGGGAGCAGCAGGATTGCTCGGATTGGTGTTAGGGGTATTCTCATCCTTTCTGGGAATCGGAGGAGGACCAATCAATATCATGTTTCTGTCCTATTTCTTTTCGATGGACAGCAAGCATGCCGCACTGAACAGTCTCTACATCATCTTTTTTAGCCAGGTTGCAAATTTTATCACCAATGTCATCCAAGGGACATTCCCAGATTTCAACATACTATTGCTTGTGAGTATGATGGTCACTGGTATCTTGGGGGCAATGACGGGTAGATCTTTAACAAAGCGTCTTGGCAATAAGCAGGTTGACCAGCTGTTCATGGGCGTAATGCTCCTGATTGTTCTCCTCTCTGCATTCAATGTCTGGAAGTTTGCCTCACTGTAGAAGAAAATTCGTGAAGAGAAAGTCACCTATAGCTATGACTTCAGGGCTTCCAGATGATTGTGCTGGTACGGGAAAAGGACCATATAAAGGTCTGATATTCAGTGACAGGAAATATGAACAATTGGCATACTAGGTTACGCAGCGATACTATATGAATAATTGTGAGGGGTTGTATGAAACTAGGAGTTATTGCAGACGATTTTACCGGAGCTGTGGATATAGCGGGCTTCTTGGTATCTGGAGGCATGAGAACGCTCATGTGTGCCAAGCCTGTTGCAACAGGGCAACTTCCCGAGACTGATGCGATTGTCATGAGCTTGAAGATCAGGAGCATTCCATCATCTGATGCAGTAGAGGAGGCTCTCTCAGCACTTGCTTTCCTACAGGAAGCAGGTTGTGATCGTTTCTACTACAAATATTGCTCAACCTTTGATTCAACCGAGAAAGGAAACATCGGTCCCATCAGCGATGCGCTCAGGGATGCGCTTGGGCTATTCAGTACACTTATCTGTCCTGCGCTTCCGGTCAATGGAAGAACTGTGTACCACGGGTACCTGTTTGTAGGTGACCAGCTGCTCAGTGATTCCCCAATGCGTCATCATCCACTCAATCCAATGAGGATGTCGAAACTCGCCGATCTGCTTGCAATGCAAAGTCCATCTACCAATGGTCATGTGTATTATGACGTTGTCAAAGAAGGAGTTTCAGCAGTAAAGAATCGCATTAATGTCCTTGAGAAGGATGGGGTGAACAATATCATCGTTGATGTGATCAACGATGGGGACTTGGATACAATTGCCAAGGCAACCGAGGATATGATTCTTGTCACTGGAGGCTCTGGCTTGGCTCAGGGTATTGCTACAGTGAGAGCTGAATCCATTGGAGAGACAGGTACCGCAAAGCCTGCATTCCTTCCCAAGAAGACCCAAGCAGTGGTTATCGCTGGTTCTTGTTCAGCGATGATGCAGAAGCAAGTTGCCTACTATAAAGAGAAGGCAGAGAGCCTCAGTATTGATGAGCAATCTTGTGTGGACGACCCCTCTTATCCTGAGACGCTTGCCCAGTGGGTACTCGCCCACCAGGGAAACTCCCTTGCTCCCATGGTCTTTGCGACCCGCTCGCCAGAGGAACTACAGCATAACCGAGAACGGTTCAAGGGAATGGATCTAGCGGGAATCATAGAGCAGGTTTTTGGGAGAATGACAGCCATTCTTGCACGAGAAGGGGTCTATACCTTTATCGTTGGAGGGGGAGAGACCAGCGGGGTGGTTGCATCCACCTTGGGGGTTGATGCCTACCTGATAGGGGAGCAGATAGGCCCAGGTGTTTCGTGGGTGCAGTCCTTGGACAGGAAGTTCCAGCTGGTATTGAAGAGCGGGAACTTTGGTTCTGAATCCTTTCTAGAGAAAGCCCAGGAGTGTTATGATGAATGAAATTGAGATGAAACGTGAGTTGGTTTCCTTCGCCTCAAGCCTCTACCAAAGAGGATTTGTCGTGGGAAGTGCGGGGAATATCTCGGTGAAACTTCTTGATGGCACCTACCTTGCCACTCCAACCGGGTCTTCCTTTGGGATTTTGAATGAAGCGGAGGTGTCCCACTTCAAGGAGGATGGAACGTTGCTTGGAGGAAAGGCCCCTACCAAGGAGGTTCCGTTCCATCTTGCTTGTTATGCTGCTCACAGTGAGATCCGTGCAGTGGTTCATCTTCACTCCACCTATGCAACCTTGCTTGCCAGCACCAAGGACCTCAGGGATGGCAGCCCATTTACCCCATTCACACCGTATTTTGTCATGAAGGTGAACAAGGTAGGGATACTTCCCTACAGAAGGCCAGGTTCTCCACTTATAGCAGAGGATATTCGATCCAAGCCTGGGTTCTCCACGTACCTCATGCAGAACCATGGGTTGATCACCACAGGAAAGACGCTTCAGGAAGCAGTATTTGCTGCTGAGGAGTTCGAGGAGAGTGCAAAGCTCTGGTATCTGGGACAGGGATTGGATATTAGAAGACTGAGTGAAGAAGAGATGGCAGAACTGCAATAGCAACCAAGGCCTCTGTACTCATAGCACATGATTATTGCATCGTAGATAAAGAACTACAAAAAGTTTCTGTTTATTCTTGACCCTATAGTAACTATAGGGTTTATCGTACAACCATCAAGCCGGTAAGGTGGTAGGTGATGGGTAACCAGAAACTTCTTACAAATATTCGTTCTCTCGTGAGTTGCGATGGATCTGATACGGTGTACTCCGATTGTGATCTCCTGATCGACGGATACAAGATAGCAAAGATTGGAAAGAATCTTCCTCAAGGTGACGCCCAGGTCATCGATGCAAGCAACTACATTGTGTATCCAGGATTGGTGAATACGCACCATCACTTCTTCCAGACGTTTGTACGAAACCTGGTAACCATTGATTATCCGAACCTTCTTGTGGTCGACTGGCTCGACAAGATTTATCCCATTTTCTCGCAGATTGACAGTGAAGTTATCTATTACTCGTCTCTTGTTGCCATGGCAGATCTTCTCAAGCATGGCTGCACCACTGCGTTCGACCACCAGTACTGTTATACCAAGAAAACCGGTAAGGAAGCTGTTGACCGCCAGATGGAAGCTGCTTCCTTGTTGGGCATCAGGTACCACGCAGGGAGAGGCTGCAATACCTTGGAAAGGGAGAAGGGCAGTACCATCCCTGGGGAGATGCTGGAGACTACCGATGAGTTCCTACTTGATTGTGAACGCTTGATGAAAGCCTATCATGATCCAAACCCAAACAGTATGAGCCAGATTGTAGTTGCTCCCTGTCAGCCAATCAACAGCTACCAGGAAACCTTTGAGGAGTCACTGGCGTTTGCACGTAAGCATGCTCTCCGGCTTCATACCCACCTCGGAGAGGGGGAAAACCCCATCATGATGGAACGCTATGGCAAGAGAACGCTTGCTTGGGCAGAAGAGATTGGGTTTGTTGGGGAGGATGTCTGGTTTGCCCATGGATGGGAACTCCAGAAGGATGAATATGATGTAATGGCTAGGACAGGGACAGGTCTCTCCCACTGCCCAGCTCCTGCCGTCTTGGGTGGTTTCCCCATCATCGATATCCCAGCAATGGAGAGAGCAGGCATGAACGTCTCGCTTGGCTGTGATGGGTCTGCCACCAATGACAGTTCTAACCTGCTCGATTCCTTACGCATGGCTTATTTGGCTCAGTCCTACCATAGCAAGAGCCGGGGAGGAGCCCCTTCTGCCTACGAGATGCTCAAGATGGCAACAGTAGGTGGTGCCAAGACACTGGGCAGGAGTGATATTGGTTCCCTCGAAGTAGGAAAGGCTGCTGACCTCTTTGCCATTGACGCCAATACACTCCCACTTGCTGGAACATTGCATGATCCAGGTAATCTCCTTGCTCGAGTCGGTTATACCGGCGAGGTAGCCATGACCATGGTCGGTGGAGACATCAAATTCAAGGACGGCGAACTGGTAGGGATTGATGAAGTACGCTTGGCTGTTCAGGCTGAGCAAGCCTGCGATGAGAGGCTACGCTCTCTATTTCCCACGATCTTCCGATAAGTAGTGCATTCACAGGGGAAACCCTTTAGAGGAGTAACGAAC containing:
- a CDS encoding carbohydrate ABC transporter permease, yielding MLRINKISPFNILKYILLVCIFLFLLFPIYWMLASSLKTNMEAYRYPPTFFPNTMVPNAYVSLFLENNQFFVYYFNNFLVSTSSALICCLVALFTGYSLSRFKTQWGVIIAALLLSTQMFPIISRMISLYSLMGKFGLINTRHGLILAIVAAQIPFCSLLMSSFLANIPKEIEEAAYIDGAGRNTILFRIITPLIKPGILAVGIYSFLLTWDDYLHAATLIQSDNLRTLSIGISLRYLGELSYDWSLINCISVVGALPMVLLFFFFQKYMIKGLVAGAVKG
- a CDS encoding SPASM domain-containing protein, whose amino-acid sequence is MDTRRAHLTMMIKPASAACNLRCDYCFYFDEADSRVEGIRSMMSHAVADAIILKSLEAAKHCSFVFQGGEPSLAGLPFFEYFVRKVAASKKEDSLVTYAFQTNGMLLDEKWARFFKEHDFLVGVSLDGPPRLNDLHRKDGKGGKSGRKVMRGISQLQREGVQFNILSVVTNELAQNIGMAYPYLVEHGLVYQQYIPCMDMLDGEKRFLSAAAYGQFLKDLFDLWFASYQAKRPVSVRFFDNLVGMIAGYPPEACDMAGVCSIQYVAESNGDIYPCDFYCLDSHRLGNITEDEIVSLDARRSAIWFIEDSPNSIDDCASCQWKPLCRGGCKRYRSEDGYRFCSSMKSFFPYAINRLEMIANTLKSKT
- a CDS encoding sugar ABC transporter permease, encoding MTLSKKRGDLLYAFMLTVPALIISTLFILIPIVDSVIKSGMQYSVKNIISGKPGVWNNFENYIRLIKTNVLPQAMINTFVFVISVITFQFIFGMILALVLNSNLKGARFYRSIMMIPWVVPTVISGLIWMWLFQPQYGLFKYLVSLLSGGAVANFAMLNNPDTALMGVSIAALWKQIPLMTLLLLAGLQNVPDDILEAATIDGTGRFQRFFHIVIPYISSVIKVAISMSIIENFKQFPLFWTMTGGGPNGATTNMAILSYREAFVSMNLGSGAAVTTVWMILMIVTVYMYNHLIRVQDMT
- the otnK gene encoding 3-oxo-tetronate kinase, which codes for MKLGVIADDFTGAVDIAGFLVSGGMRTLMCAKPVATGQLPETDAIVMSLKIRSIPSSDAVEEALSALAFLQEAGCDRFYYKYCSTFDSTEKGNIGPISDALRDALGLFSTLICPALPVNGRTVYHGYLFVGDQLLSDSPMRHHPLNPMRMSKLADLLAMQSPSTNGHVYYDVVKEGVSAVKNRINVLEKDGVNNIIVDVINDGDLDTIAKATEDMILVTGGSGLAQGIATVRAESIGETGTAKPAFLPKKTQAVVIAGSCSAMMQKQVAYYKEKAESLSIDEQSCVDDPSYPETLAQWVLAHQGNSLAPMVFATRSPEELQHNRERFKGMDLAGIIEQVFGRMTAILAREGVYTFIVGGGETSGVVASTLGVDAYLIGEQIGPGVSWVQSLDRKFQLVLKSGNFGSESFLEKAQECYDE
- a CDS encoding LacI family DNA-binding transcriptional regulator, with the protein product MRRVTRKDVAEEAGVTETIVSYVLNKNRYVDGEKKERVLAAVKKLGYRPSPMARGLKGKGTDHYLFIADDLMSEHFALIVFEIEKLASQRGYCISLCSDRQDWALLNWNFDGIIIASATMSEKRINEYIGTGIPVVVLGMKKYTKLKGTYGLINSGLEQGAREAVGYMIRKGRKSIAYMPSLSVGTNGLDENDYRYLGYIEAMRVHDLPSRILPSCSSEDEIIAAVMEAYKTEPFDAVFARTDSIAAVVMKALLKLGLVTGKDVAVIGVNNTSLCRFLSPVLTSVHIRRDEIAKWIIELLSRIRSGQGESKGLLVLLQTDVVERESV
- a CDS encoding sulfatase-like hydrolase/transferase, encoding MPRQIVFIMTDTTRKDMLGCYGDARMKTPNLDSLAQAGIRYNAAYDCQPVCGPARSALFTGTFPHSNGVVSNNVPLGLNVKTLGQRLSDQGIKAAYTGKWHLDGGDYFGLGICPEGWDPEAWYDMHNYLEELSDEERTRSRRSETAYDESWGEDMTYAHRVSNKAMSYLEKHEEEDFFLVVSYDEPHGPCICPAPFNTMYDGFSFDDNPSFHDDLKTKPVLQGLWAGSDLEKSSEELRKSSKMLSLFLGCNSFVDYEIGRVLDQIQKIAPEAMVIFTSDHGDMLGSHHLQTKNAAFYQEITNVPLLIKPATSNERNQGAVVDYPASHIDITPTVLDFFNLPIPKLLEGKSMLAQIDNPEIRINDHVFCEFTRYEVDHDGFGGLQMMRSITDGRWKLTINLMDLDELYDLESDPHEVINRIWDDSCRDIRNRLHDLLIEHMDETRDVYRGYQWVARSWRSDRVLSWQNSGLTRQRENEEYEPRQWDYDTGLPMEEAVRGKKLYDVKH
- a CDS encoding amidohydrolase, producing MGNQKLLTNIRSLVSCDGSDTVYSDCDLLIDGYKIAKIGKNLPQGDAQVIDASNYIVYPGLVNTHHHFFQTFVRNLVTIDYPNLLVVDWLDKIYPIFSQIDSEVIYYSSLVAMADLLKHGCTTAFDHQYCYTKKTGKEAVDRQMEAASLLGIRYHAGRGCNTLEREKGSTIPGEMLETTDEFLLDCERLMKAYHDPNPNSMSQIVVAPCQPINSYQETFEESLAFARKHALRLHTHLGEGENPIMMERYGKRTLAWAEEIGFVGEDVWFAHGWELQKDEYDVMARTGTGLSHCPAPAVLGGFPIIDIPAMERAGMNVSLGCDGSATNDSSNLLDSLRMAYLAQSYHSKSRGGAPSAYEMLKMATVGGAKTLGRSDIGSLEVGKAADLFAIDANTLPLAGTLHDPGNLLARVGYTGEVAMTMVGGDIKFKDGELVGIDEVRLAVQAEQACDERLRSLFPTIFR
- a CDS encoding class II aldolase/adducin family protein, which produces MNEIEMKRELVSFASSLYQRGFVVGSAGNISVKLLDGTYLATPTGSSFGILNEAEVSHFKEDGTLLGGKAPTKEVPFHLACYAAHSEIRAVVHLHSTYATLLASTKDLRDGSPFTPFTPYFVMKVNKVGILPYRRPGSPLIAEDIRSKPGFSTYLMQNHGLITTGKTLQEAVFAAEEFEESAKLWYLGQGLDIRRLSEEEMAELQ
- a CDS encoding ABC transporter substrate-binding protein codes for the protein MKKMMSMVCVILMVATMVFAGGKAEEKQDGSVTIKVANYALLEKGYEAFWNGIKEDFEKTNSDISIEWVTAPYGEIMNQVINMAGGGDRVDVIFGESLWVPGFENSGLSSPVTDILSPEFLADFDENTLASLSVNGEVYGIPLYVSPTILLYNKDLFKKAGLDPAAPPRTYDEMLEMAEDLSKLTDEYGNRIYAFGQTTASVPVSGSALSSLVFSFGGDVLNAQGQLDVDNDGFRQAFDFVQLLNEKGYNPQNAKKKDLRNLYALGQLAMYYDQSWGFNGVKTINPDAVNFTASAGALSGGNGSGESILESHCFILVDNGESHREAVRKFVEYVISPEVLNDYLANITPAYPARKSMSEISAVVNSSVLKGAASSVGNTKPQVYIPTLNDLYLDLCSLAQAVTVSEKDVETAIADFKKVVSLKIQ
- a CDS encoding sulfite exporter TauE/SafE family protein — its product is MEILLVILTFAATVVGAISGIGGGVIIKPAMDALVNYPIVTISFLSGNTVLAMTAVSLLRSRKDAISVDQVVGTPLAIGGAIGGIVGKVIFSWIKTATGNNALIGMVQNIIMVVLTASVFIYVLKKARIHTLQVTNKGAAGLLGLVLGVFSSFLGIGGGPINIMFLSYFFSMDSKHAALNSLYIIFFSQVANFITNVIQGTFPDFNILLLVSMMVTGILGAMTGRSLTKRLGNKQVDQLFMGVMLLIVLLSAFNVWKFASL